A single region of the Procambarus clarkii isolate CNS0578487 chromosome 81, FALCON_Pclarkii_2.0, whole genome shotgun sequence genome encodes:
- the LOC123773174 gene encoding cyclin-C, which produces MAGNFWQSAHYQQWLLDSQDLIQERRADLEVLTEEEYHKVMIFFANFIQQLGETLKLRQQVIATATTFLKRFYARNSLKCIDPLLLAPTSVFLSSKVEEFGVISNSRLISTCQTVVKNKFSYAYNSEFPYRTNNILECEFYLLESMDCCLIVYQPYRPLVQYMQDLGGEGEVLQLAWRIVNDSLRTDVCLLFPPYEIALSCIHMACVVHQKDCKQWFAELNTDLDRIMEITRYILNLYDLWKSYDERKEIQGLLQKMPKPNTQSVPR; this is translated from the exons ATGGCTGGTAATTTCTGGCAAAGTGCTCACTA TCAACAGTGGCTCTTGGATAGTCAAGACCTAATACAAGAGCGTCGGGCAGACTTGGAGGTACTTACTGAGGAGGAGTATCATAAAGTTATGATTTTCTTTGCCAATT TTATTCAACAGCTTGGCGAGACCCTGAAATTGAGACAGCAAGTTATCGCCACAGCAACAACTTTCCTTAAGCGGTTCTATGCAAGAAATTCTCTCAAGTGCATTGATCCTCTTCTTCTAGCCCCCACCAGTGTCTTCCTTTCATCCAAGGTGGAAGAATTTGGAGTCATTTCTAATAGCAGATTAATATCCACCTGTCAGACTGTAG TGAAGAACAAGTTTTCTTATGCATACAACTCGGAGTTCCCTTACCGGACTAACAACATACTAGAATGTGAATTTTACTTACTAGAGAGTATGGACTGCTGCCTCATAGTTTACCAGCCCTACAG ACCCTTAGTACAATATATGCaagatcttggtggggagggcgaAGTGTTGCAGCTGGCATGGCGGATTGTCAATGACTCCTTACGCACTGATGTTTGCCTACTTTTTCCACCTTATGAAATTGCTCTCT CCTGCATTCACATGGCATGTGTGGTTCATCAAAAAGACTGCAAACAGTGGTTTGCAGAATTAAACACGGACTTGGATCGCATCATGGAGATCACCCGCTACATATTGAATCTCTACGATCTTTGGAAGTCATACGATGAGCGGAAAGAAATCCAAGGATTGCTGCAGAAGATGCCTAAACCCAATACCCAGTCAGTTCCTCGGTGA